The Dehalococcoidia bacterium genome includes a window with the following:
- a CDS encoding glycosyltransferase family 4 protein: protein MRILQLAPLWESVPPPAYGGTEYVVSLLTEELVKRGHDVTLAASGDSTTSARLFASYDRSLRSADDLTDRSPYDWQHIASALRHGRDFDIIHNHAGEPAMVMSALVGVPILTTMHCLLTSDTRFIWERYGGAYNTISRSQHHHVLRFEGPARFLGHVYNSVDVDSFPFEPTKGSDLLFLGRMAPEKGPHLAIDVAKRLGMRLIMAGKVDRYDRTFFENVIRERIDGEQIVYVGEADASQKRKLYGKAKCVLMPLTWEEPFGLVMPEAMACGTPVIALRRGAAPELIAHGRTGYVVDTVDEMVEAVRDVGRIDPASCRAHVREHFSPVAMAEEYERLYETLVAGTSGRGSVPVESVLPSRKDGESDPALAVA, encoded by the coding sequence ATGCGTATCCTACAACTCGCGCCGCTGTGGGAATCCGTGCCACCGCCAGCCTACGGAGGCACGGAGTACGTCGTGAGCCTGCTCACGGAAGAACTCGTGAAGCGCGGACACGACGTAACGCTTGCCGCATCCGGCGACTCGACCACATCGGCGCGTCTGTTTGCGAGCTACGACCGCAGCCTCCGCAGCGCTGACGACCTGACGGACCGATCGCCGTATGACTGGCAGCACATCGCGAGCGCCCTGCGGCACGGGAGAGACTTCGACATCATCCATAACCACGCCGGGGAACCGGCGATGGTTATGTCCGCGCTCGTCGGCGTGCCCATCCTCACGACAATGCATTGCCTCCTGACGTCAGACACGCGCTTCATCTGGGAACGATACGGCGGCGCGTACAACACGATTAGCAGGTCACAACACCATCACGTCCTGCGGTTCGAGGGCCCTGCACGCTTCCTGGGGCACGTGTACAACTCGGTTGATGTCGACTCATTCCCCTTCGAACCGACAAAGGGGAGCGACCTGCTGTTCCTGGGCCGCATGGCGCCGGAGAAGGGCCCGCACCTGGCGATAGACGTGGCGAAGCGACTCGGCATGCGACTGATCATGGCGGGGAAGGTCGACCGGTACGACCGCACATTCTTCGAGAACGTGATACGCGAGCGCATCGACGGCGAGCAGATCGTGTACGTCGGCGAGGCCGACGCTTCGCAGAAGCGGAAGCTGTACGGCAAGGCGAAGTGCGTACTGATGCCGCTGACATGGGAAGAGCCGTTCGGCCTCGTGATGCCGGAGGCAATGGCCTGCGGCACGCCCGTGATTGCGCTGCGGCGGGGAGCAGCGCCGGAACTCATCGCGCACGGGCGGACGGGTTATGTCGTCGACACAGTAGACGAGATGGTCGAGGCGGTGCGAGACGTGGGCCGGATCGACCCCGCAAGCTGCCGCGCGCATGTTCGAGAGCACTTTTCGCCCGTCGCGATGGCCGAGGAGTACGAGCGGCTGTACGAGACGCTCGTAGCCGGCACTTCGGGCCGTGGCAGCGTGCCGGTGGAATCTGTGCTACCTTCGAGAAAGGACGGCGAAAGCGATCCGGCACTGGCCGTTGCATGA